The Epinephelus lanceolatus isolate andai-2023 chromosome 13, ASM4190304v1, whole genome shotgun sequence genomic interval CACGGACCAAGGCTGTCATTGCCTTTTGTATGATGTGGACCATCTCCATCGTCATCGCAGTGCTACCTCTGCTGGGCTGGAACTGTAAACGTCTCAATACTGTTTGCTCAGACATATTCCCTCTGATTGATGAGAACTACCTGTTGTTCTGGATCGGTGTAACCAGCGTGCTGGTTCTTTTCATTGTCTACGCCTACATATACATCCTGTGGAAAGCACACCACCACGCTGTGCGCATGCTGAGCCGCACCTCCCAGAAGAGCCTTGTTGTTTATTCAGCAGATGGGACTAAAGTGCAGACCACACGCCCTGAGCAGGCACGCATGGACATCCGTCTGGCCAAGACCCTGGTGCTCATCCTGGCGGTGCTGGTCATCTGCTGGGGCCCAGTGCTCGCCATCATGGTGTACGACCTCTTCTGGCGAATGGACGATGACATCAAGACAGTATTTGCATTCTGCAGCATACTCTGCCTACTCAACTCCACTGTCAACCCAATCATCTACGCCTTGAGGAGCAAGGACCTGCGGCATGCCTTCCTCAGCTCCTGCCATGCCTGCAGGGGCAGTGCCCAGCAGTTGGACAATAGCCTCGAGTCAGACTGCCAGAAcagaaatgccaacatttctgccaacaggGCTGCAGAGAGCTGCGTGAAGACCACTGTGAAAATAGCCAAAGTAACAATGTCTGTGTCAACTGAAACTTCTGCAGAGGCTGTCTAATTGGCCGTCAGGGGGGAAACTGTGTAAATGTCATCCTCCCCAAACAATGCCATTCAACACAATAAAGCAGAAGTTAGATAttccagagaaaaaaacaaacaaatcctcTCCTGAAAGTATCGACTTACATCCTCACATAGACGCTTAAGTGGTTGCATTATTTTACGTCGGTTTGTGAGTACACAGTGTGCCAAAGTGCCAAACAGTGTTGCAAGTTCATAGGAAGGACTCACAATTTGAAAGGATTATCAAAGACTATCATAAGTCTGCTGTTTACCATAGACTTCATGATATCCAGTTAGTGAAGGCATATTATATTTTTGTACTGTGAATTCAGGTTTTGAAAACAATATATCTTCATTTATGGGATAAGGGGCTACTGACATTTTTAATTCGAGATGTTTTACTGTGTCATTTagactttaaaatgtgtcttgcaCCATAAATATAACAAATCTCCGCGTCTTGACTTTCTACAGGCTTCATGTACATGTTGCATATTGGCATTTCTATGAGGgaatgatacaaaaaaaaaagttc includes:
- the cnr1 gene encoding cannabinoid receptor 1, giving the protein MKSVLDGVADTTFRTITSGLQYLGSNDANYDDPLNDVDFKTGFSVQKPLSAFRSNSFPGKVPADEELILKGIPFFPTNATDLFSNRSTFRDETNTIQCGENFMDMECFMILTPSQQLAVAVLSLTLGTFTVLENLVVLCVILQSRTLRCRPSYHFIGSLAVADLLGSVIYVYSFLDFHVFHRKDSPNVFLFKLGGVTASFTASVGSLFLTAIDRYISIHRPLAYRRIVTRTKAVIAFCMMWTISIVIAVLPLLGWNCKRLNTVCSDIFPLIDENYLLFWIGVTSVLVLFIVYAYIYILWKAHHHAVRMLSRTSQKSLVVYSADGTKVQTTRPEQARMDIRLAKTLVLILAVLVICWGPVLAIMVYDLFWRMDDDIKTVFAFCSILCLLNSTVNPIIYALRSKDLRHAFLSSCHACRGSAQQLDNSLESDCQNRNANISANRAAESCVKTTVKIAKVTMSVSTETSAEAV